In the genome of Daucus carota subsp. sativus chromosome 9, DH1 v3.0, whole genome shotgun sequence, the window ATGAACAAACCTTTAGTAAAGAGTAAACCGCTATGATTGAAGTTGAAGGCATCGAAAAGATCAAATAGTAAAATAGCAATAAATATAACATAACTAATAGACATTTCAAGaatcagagcagttgataccacATTTCATACTGATGGCAGGACAACTTTATTTAGTTTGCAAGTTTACTAAGAAAATAAGCCGGTGCTGCTAGTATTGGAATGTGAACTGAAATGTCGTTTATCTTACAAGAGTCGAAGTGCAGCCATGGCAAGGTAATACTCAAGAGAGGGTAACATAAATGATTAATAAATCTATCCAAAATTTTGAGGGATGGAGATAAAGGTTACTGAGTGCAAAGGCAAAAGAAGAAATACCATATACAGGTTTCTAAATTGTAACCAAGCATACTCGGGACGAATTATAATAGGCTGTAAACAGAAGATAAGTTTTACACTAAAGTAAAACGATAACTACCTTTACTCTGTCCAAGAATAAGGAGCACGATCAACAACTAGATAGTCCCCCCTAATATCTTTCGCCACACGAATCTCCTTGTCAAGGTAAACAGTATCAAACCTGCATAAACAAAGTGACatcaaggaaaaaaaattatgaaattgttATAAGTACTACACATGATTTTCGAATATTTTAGACACATTTTGGCATGAAACGATGAAAGAACGAGAGTGCATCTGTTAAAGTGTTGACAGTTGGAGAAGGACCAAATGTGTTGCGTTTCTTTTGTTGCCATGCCTAGGCCGCCATCCATTCAACAAAAATGCGAATATATAAACTACATCCATAGCAATTTACAAAGATTGCAACTATAGTTGTACCACTCACCATCCCTGACCAAACGGAGGTAATGGAAACTCCCAATCCTTCCCACGGAGAACTGCACTTGTGAATCTACCGCAATACATACACACTATCAGTTAATGATATAGTACCTTGCAGTTATCCGTATATTGAATCACAATCCAGATGCAAGATATTAAAGTTCTGTTCAATCAGATCAGGAAACCTTATTCATCACTAATTCGTAAAGGATCATACAAGAGCGCGATTTGTAATACAAATTTTGTAACCATATGAGCTAGCAGAACACAAAtgttggattaaaaaaaattagtactaAAAGGTAATGAATATGGATTAGACCCCATTACAATTTCTCCTTCATATCAGTTAGAACAATATAAATGAATGAACTTCCATACAATTTAGTACcactaaaatttgaatattacaGGGCTAAAACCCCCAATTCTCAAATTTGTTTAAGTTAATATTTACACTTTCAACACTGATTAAACACTTTACAAGTACTTCAAATTTCAGAGAAAATCTAAAACTCTAGAACTTAGTTGTACACGTGAATGATAATACACCACAGATTAAGCTCAAACCAttttgacaactaaaaagggacgaacgaaatattatatgatccagtTAAGTCCTTCTAACACGGAAAAAAAACGACACCACTATTCTCTTAAAATTGGGAACACGAAGCAAGTTATTGAAACATACCTGAAATTTATCCGTTGAGGAGAAGCAACTTCAAGACTAGACCTGACAAAGAAGACTCCATCTGGAGGAAACGTGATCACATTATTCAACACCTTATTCTGCACATCAATCACCTGCAAAACATCCCCTGTCTCCGTCCCAAAAAACCCAGCATTCTTGATGATAAAAAGTTGCTCTTTCTCTGTGGTCCATAACAGCCGCCACGTACCAGACAAGGACTCATTGGTAGTGACAGCTCCACGTCCATGCACCGCCATTTCATCGATGGTTTCGATGATTTGGGAGAGCATTTTGGGATCATTTTGAGTGGTGAGGCCTCTGTTTTGGTTGGAGATGAGGGAGAGGAGAGTGGTTTTGGAGGTGGAGAGTGAAGAGTGGAGATGGGTGGTGAGTTTGGTGATGTGGGGTTTGGGAGTTAGGGAAGTGAAGGGTTTGAAGATGGAGGGGAAAGTAGGAGATGTTGTGGCCATGGAAATTGATCAATGTGGATGATGGTTAGTTATGGAAGTTGAAAACCAGTGGAGCTCAGCTTAGCTTTAGCATAGCATATCTTCATTTCGCGTAATAATtggtcaaattaaatttttatacaacaaAAAAGTGCTATGATAATTGTCTAtgttaataacaaaatattctCTCCGACTCTCTCAACgagtaattatattttatcatctaAATTTTTGATAATTGGGTCATGTATATTTTGACTCTCATTTACAAAAATTTGGCCAAAATTTTGGCCCATTTTTGTTTACTTTGACCTATCACATGGTAAATtaatagatttaaaaattaaataaaacgtaTTCCTCCGTCTCAAACAATTGTATAGATTGAATTGGGTACGGAcaccaaaaaaatatttaaaaaatgagtGAAGTTAGTTGAAAAATAGGTCAAGTGGTGGGACTAgtttacatttaaaaataaatttgaggtAGTGGAAAAAATTAATGGGTGTAATAATGTTTTATATCATTACAAAATAGAGATAATGGAATAAAGTAGTAGGTTTAacagtgttttatattattaaaaattacttatttaGAAATGCATTAAAATAAAGACTCGTTTACGTGTGATTAAAGCccagattttaaattaaaatgtttattaattttaaataatttttacaaacgagttatctttttataaaatttatctataaatcatttaatttaatattatagatttaaaaaatgtcattaataaatcaaaaatacctTGTCAGATATTTTAAATTCCCAACTCATAAACCACAATTTTAAACTTAGCCAAAGAATTCGAAATCAACGCGCAGtaagttactccctccatcccgctgagtagtactccctccgtcccattttatgtgacctcgtttcctttttgggacgtcccaaaaagaatgaacttataatacttactatttttgaacactacttttcactattatacccactacctctatattttatactctttttttatcaaataaacactattacacccactactttcctccactatctcaaatctattattaaatattgatctattattaaatattgataggtcccatcactttacccactcttcaactacatttactacctttttcttaatctccgtgaaagtcaaaccacaccacataaaatgggacggaggtagtatacattggaggacggggacgcggcacgaaCTTTAATGCTCCTCTAAAGTGtagttctgtaatttatttttaaaattttctttttctgaattaaaatttggatgttatatttttattcagaaaaagaaaatcccaaataaattacggaactatattttataagagcattgagcagttgaaaagaaacgtatacaattaaatgggacagaattAAATGGATAGAGGGAGTAGACAATAGGCACAGGTCGGGGCAAATCTACAATTTAGTCTTCAATACTAATGTTAAATGTCTCACCTCTTGAAAAACAAAATTCTGTGTTTCATCCCTGCATTCATATATGTATCAAATTGTGGCAATAATTCAAAATCCTAACATAAATGTAGGGTTCAACAGTATTATCTCCTGCTCTTCCGTTGGATATACACTTTTACATAAAAGTCGTCATCTGGAAATGACATCACCAAAGTATTGTTGATCAGtgctatatttttattgaagatATTGATCAATGCaacatattttgttattatgaTAGGGATACTGGAACGAAGCCGTCTACACCATTCAAGGTGCAGTGTTTAAACTAAATAACTCTGCTGACCGGGTTGTCTTAACACTTGACTTTAAACAGATATCCCGTAATTGCTAATCTTCGCAACCTTTTTGCTAAGAGCTTGCCTTTCTCGCTTTGCCTCCGACCCAAGCTTTGAGACCTTGAAGGTAGGACCAAAAGTTTATAGTATTCAGTATTCACATCATCAACAACtatctatatataatgcatGTTGATACTTCAGGCACACCAGTATATATCATATCACTAACTATCAATTTTTTTACAAGATTTACATATTAATTCTAATCTTCTTcttcagtttttattttaagattatggaactaatttatttttttacatatttacacctacatgtatatattttattataaattttggggCCTCTTAAAAATAGGGGCCTTAGGCGATTGCCTAAATGGCCTGTATTATGAGCCGGCCCTGAGCTTTGATGGTTTACTAAACAAAGGAGAGCTCGTAAGACAACTTGTTTAGCACATCGAAAGGCTTAGGAATTTCATGTAATAACTGTGACATGGAGACATTACACATAGCCTTGTTCTGGGTAATATTTTGTAGAAAGAGTACAGTAAATGTTGCCAAGGATGGTCCTTTGCAAATATTAAATCAGCATTCAGAAGCTTTCTTTACTTCCAAACAAACATTTGCTTTGGAAATTAAATTCATCTGTGCTTTTGGAGGAACTAGCCCCCAGTATTATCTTGTTGTATGCGTGCTCATGTTCATTATACCAAATCAGCTTGTACTTCCAGTAATACATGGTCACAGGCCCTTGGTACGTTACGCTAATAAAACTTCCTTGCAAAACAGTAAACCTCATTGGCACTACTGCTCTAAGCCTAAAGGGATAATTCCAATAAATACATTATGTTTattggaaaaagaaaaataatttctgTTCACCCCAGCCCCGCATGCATTGTACATGACATGATTTATAATTACTCTTAAGTTATAACAACATCGAGAAGGTTAAAGAAAATACACAACAATAAATACAAATCGATTAAAAAATATCACATACACCACAATGTATCCCATGAGTTCATCCTGGGATAaacattattaataaatattgatgCATACTTTTTGTTTTATTCACTTAATATAAGATTTAAAATTCACCCAATGGCTGGAAGTACGTCCATAAAGGATaaagaaaaaagatattatGCAGAAAACAAAAGAACATTCCTCCACAGAGTTTATACCACAAATAGTTTAACACGATATCACATCTACAGCAGATATATGTTGTATGAGAATGATCCTATTATGCAAAGAATTCTCCTATTATGCAAAGAAACTAGCatttaaaaaatatctaaaGACTGCTATTAAACAAAACCACCTAATGAACTTACTTCTGATCTGAATTGGGACGCTTCTCTTCTGGGTAGCTCTTTAAGGATATCTTTTAAGCCTgaagtaaaataattaaaatgtgcCACATTACCACCCTAATCAGACCCCATGAAATTCTAAAATACAATATAGACAAACACCTTTAGAACAGTTGTTTTTTCACTAAACTCATACCTGCAGCTTCTCTCTCAATCTTGTAGGCTGTGCGAGTGACACCTTGGATCTGATTTCCTGCTTGTCTGACAAATATAACATTTCACGTAATAAGAAATGTAAAGAATGAGAAGCCTTAAGTAAATTCCAGATAAAAACCTGAGTTTTTTCCGTCCTCGTTTCATTTCCTCTTCTGCTTGCAAAGCTCCCTTCTGAAAGATTTAAAACATTTATCAGCTGAAACTCATTGATGTATGTGAGCAGCTATTGTGATATAACGAAGTAAAAAAtgactggaaaaaaaaaatgcgACATTATTTAGCAAATGCTATGGCAAGATAAACTGCAAAATTTGCCGCCTTAAGAGTATCCATTTGAATTGTTTTTTCCATTTTAAGCATGTGCATAAACAAAATTGTTTTTTAAGCATCTGCATAAACACATAATCTGTAGGAAAAGGTCATGTGGAAAGCACATCAAATCTTCTAACCAGAAGATAACAAGAAACTGCAGCTTAATTGGAT includes:
- the LOC108192710 gene encoding probable plastid-lipid-associated protein 11, chloroplastic isoform X1 codes for the protein MATTSPTFPSIFKPFTSLTPKPHITKLTTHLHSSLSTSKTTLLSLISNQNRGLTTQNDPKMLSQIIETIDEMAVHGRGAVTTNESLSGTWRLLWTTEKEQLFIIKNAGFFGTETGDVLQVIDVQNKVLNNVITFPPDGVFFVRSSLEVASPQRINFRFTSAVLRGKDWEFPLPPFGQGWFDTVYLDKEIRVAKDIRGDYLVVDRAPYSWTE
- the LOC108192710 gene encoding probable plastid-lipid-associated protein 11, chloroplastic isoform X2, whose amino-acid sequence is MATTSPTFPSIFKPFTSLTPKPHITKLTTHLHSSLSTSKTTLLSLISNQNRGLTTQNDPKMLSQIIETIDEMAVHGRGAVTTNESLSGTWRLLWTTEKEQLFIIKNAGFFGTETGDVLQVIDVQNKVLNNVITFPPDGVFFVRSSLEVASPQRINFRFDTVYLDKEIRVAKDIRGDYLVVDRAPYSWTE